One window from the genome of Pseudoliparis swirei isolate HS2019 ecotype Mariana Trench chromosome 24, NWPU_hadal_v1, whole genome shotgun sequence encodes:
- the mgat3b gene encoding beta-1,4-mannosyl-glycoprotein 4-beta-N-acetylglucosaminyltransferase, whose protein sequence is MKMRRHRVFLLCTVGLCVISFLHYYKALHYVSLLRELSAPYPNIKSFIMVSGYFWREKGAGATSLSPASPEEAPPLPILRPSDTNGRAEGGGGGGGEMAGVIVGGEGLEMRLREEPAPPHPWEKPEENQQGGAPDEVGDEDQLKERDPEVPPVGAEHLDALYKHPLPDPLEAMGDLHTRQHLLPEDRTPYFVRTKAGALCFRQGTEVAAQKEYSGKLGGGGGGGGAGQRRPLEVQLRTSVAPKAKARSRGVGVGGGKRLVKCVCRPGWHGPYCGVPTMVYHSNLPTKERLTPRETPRRVVNAINVNHEFDLLHVRFHELALAVDVFLICESNFTAYGERRPLSFLRLLLNGTYDYVRHKILYVFLDHFPDGGRQDGWIADDYLRTYLTQNGLSRVTGARPDDVFVINDADEIPAREGLLFLKLFDGWTEPFAIHMRKSLYGFFWKQFGSLEVVSGCTVGMLRGVYDGDGIKLRRREYYTMPGFRRYENDTGHILVQWSVGSPFHFAGWHCSWCFTPAGIYFKLVSAQNGDFPRWGDYEDKRDLNYIRDLIRTGGWFDGSLQEYPPVDPKEHMYAPRYMLEHADRYGYLLENPYSRGLGEG, encoded by the exons ATGAAAATGCGGCGTCACCGCGTGTTCCTGCTGTGCACGGTGGGGCTGTGCGTCATCTCCTTCCTGCACTACTACAAGGCGCTGCACTACGTGTCCCTGCTGCGCGAGCTCTCCGCCCCCTACCCCAACATCAAGTCCTTCATCATGGTGTCCGGCTACTtctggagggagaagggggCCGGCGCCACCTCGCTCAGCCCCGCCTCCCCCgaagaggctcctccccttccgATCCTCCGCCCGTCGGACACCAACGGTCGAgccgagggaggagggggagggggaggggagatggCGGGGGTCATTGTTGGCGGCGAGGGGCTGGAGATGAGGTTGAGGGAGGAGCCGGCGCCTCCTCACCCCTGGGAGAAACCGGAGGAGAACCAGCAGGGCGGCGCTCCGGATGAG GTCGGAGACGAAGACCAGCTGAAGGAGCGAGACCCGGAGGTCCCGCCGGTGGGGGCCGAGCACCTGGACGCGCTGTACAAGCATCCGCTGCCCGACCCCCTGGAGGCCATGGGCGACCTGCACACCCGCCAGCACCTGCTCCCGGAGGACCGCACGCCCTACTTTGTGCGCACCAAAGCGGGAGCGCTGTGTTTCCGACAGGGCACGGAGGTGGCCGCCCAGAAGGAGTACTCGGGGAagttaggaggaggaggaggaggaggaggggccgggCAGAGGAGACCCCTGGAGGTCCAGCTGAGGACCTCCGTCGCCCCGAAGGCCAAGGCCAGGTCCAGGGGGGTCGGCGTGGGCGGCGGCAAGCGGCTGGTGAAGTGCGTCTGCCGGCCCGGGTGGCACGGGCCGTACTGCGGCGTGCCCACCATGGTGTACCACTCCAACCTGCCCACCAAGGAGCGGCTCACGCCACGGGAAACGCCGCGCAGGGTCGTCAACGCCATCAACGTCAACCACGAGTTCGACCTGCTGCACGTGCGCTTCCACGAGCTGGCGCTGGCCGTGGACGTCTTCCTCATCTGCGAATCCAACTTCACCGCTTACGGAGAGCGGCGGCCCCTGAG CTTCCTGCGGCTCCTCCTCAACGGGACGTACGACTACGTCCGTCACAAGATCCTCTACGTGTTCCTCGACCACTTCCCGGACGGCGGCCGGCAGGACGGCTGGATCGCCGACGACTACCTGCGCACCTACCTGACACAGAACGGGCTGTCGCGGGTGACCGGCGCCCGGCCGGACGACGTCTTCGTCATCAACGACGCCGACGAGATCCCGGCGCGCGagggcctcctcttcctcaagcTCTTCGACGGCTGGACGGAGCCCTTCGCCATCCACATGCGCAAG TCGCTCTACGGATTCTTCTGGAAGCAGTTCGGCTCCCTGGAGGTGGTCTCCGGCTGCACGGTGGGGATGCTGCGCGGCGTCTACGACGGCGACGGCATCAAGCTCCGCCGCCGCGAGTACTACACCATGCCGGGCTTCCGGCGCTACGAGAACGACACGGGCCACATCCTGGTGCAGTGGTCCGTGGGGAGCCCCTTCCACTTCGCCGGGTGGCACTGCTCCTGGTGCTTCACGCCCGCCGGCATCTACTTCAAGCTGGTGTCGGCGCAGAACGGAGACTTCCCGCGTTGGGGCGACTACGAGGACAAGCGGGACCTGAACTACATCCGGGACCTGATCCGGACCGGCGGCTGGTTCGACGGCTCGCTGCAGGAGTACCCGCCGGTGGACCCCAAGGAGCACATGTACGCCCCCAGGTACATGCTGGAGCACGCCGACAGGTACGGATACCTCCTGGAGAACCCCTACAGCAGAGGCCTCGGCGAGGGCTAG